A portion of the Rutidosis leptorrhynchoides isolate AG116_Rl617_1_P2 unplaced genomic scaffold, CSIRO_AGI_Rlap_v1 contig301, whole genome shotgun sequence genome contains these proteins:
- the LOC139882735 gene encoding LOW QUALITY PROTEIN: protein SPIRRIG-like (The sequence of the model RefSeq protein was modified relative to this genomic sequence to represent the inferred CDS: inserted 10 bases in 10 codons; deleted 8 bases in 8 codons; substituted 2 bases at 2 genomic stop codons): MFGGSKGKTMKWTSLLKDIKEKVGLAQSPAPSPSSYSNSSAAAAFSYSRSSSSSSTNNAPTIHRASSPRDKHELELDFKRFWEEFRSSSSEKEKEAALNLSVDSFCRLVKQQANVAQLVTMLVETHIFSFVVGRALSRIXRSXKISSKTRSLDLVKVLEFFSEVNEDGFCPGSNLLTVVEVLVSGPIDKQSLLDSGIFCCLIHILNSLLGPDGGSGRENTSNXEKELLTQKDFGDAASQNRRHEVITFHDNSVVHVMKALASHPSAAQSLIEDDSLQLLFQMVANGSSTVFSQYKEGLVPLHSIQLHRHAMQILSLLLFNDNGSTAKYIRRHHLVKILLMAVQDFNPECGDPAYTIGIVDLLLESVELSHRSEAGGVRLREDIHNAHGYHFLVQFALVLSSMPQNQSAQFDYSSSPSDTTRNPTGSEATDGGPQSVSGQEDIVAQQVSPXLSRLLDVLVNLSQIGPPEPKSSKPSHTRRNSHGRSRTLSSDRFSDETWEQGNNKVKDLEAVQMLQDIFLKSNSRELQAEVLNRMFKIFSSHLENYKLCQQLRTVPLFILNMSGFPPALQEITLKILEYAVTVVNCVPDQELLSLCCLLQQPITSELKSTILSFFVKLLSFDQQYKKVLREVGXLEVLLDDLKQHKFIMGPDEQTDSPKLDRKSSSSNFKKHLGNKDAILSSPKLMESGSVKLPIFEVESTIAVGWDCMASLVKKTEASQASFRSASGVTIILPFLASAVHRHGALRILSCLISEDVAQTHPEELGTLVEVLKSGMVTSASGHQYRLQSDAKCDTMGALWRIMGANSSAQRVFGESTGFSLLLTKPHRFQGEXDTNESSLEIAKTFTYLLRLITACVFNNGVNRMRLHAILSSQTFYDLLCESGMLCVECEKQVIQLLLELALEIVLPPFLMSENAGSSDMIEKTDSSCFPLSTASGLFDPNKERVYNAGAVRVLIRCLLLLTPKVQLEVLHLIEKLSRAGPFNQENLTSVGCVELLLETIQPFLSGSSPLLSCALKIVEVLGAYRLSASELRILFRYIVHMRQMNTCHNIVDMMERLILMEDMALENVSLAPFVELDMSKVGHASVQVSLGERSWPPAAGYSFVCWFXFHNFLKSQTKDIESSKTSYSARRSGSTGKHHERHLLRIFSVGEVNNDSSFYAELYLQEDGVLTLSTSNSSSLSFSGLELEEGRWHHLAVVHSKPNALAGXFQASIAHVYLNGKLRHTGKLGYSPSPLGKSLQVMVGTPVTCAQVSDLTWKLRSCYLFEEVLTSGSICFMYILGRGYRGLFQDTDLLRFVPNQACGGGSMAILDSLDFDLPLGANSQKLDTTIKQGESRADGSGIVWDLDRLRNLSLQLSGKKLIFAFDGTCAEASRATGTFSLLNLVDPLSAAASPIGGIPRFGRLHGDIYICRQCVIGDTIRPVGGMAVVLALVEAAETRDMLHMALTLLACALHQNPQNVRDMQTYRGYHLLSLFLRRRMSLFDMQSLEIFFQIAACEASFSEPKRLEKVQNNLSPXTTTPEASFEDLNLSKFRDEFSSVGSHGDMDDFSVHKDSFSHISELENADMSVETSNCIVLSNADMVEHVLLDWTLWVTAPVSIQISLLGFLEHLVSMHWYRNHNLTVLRKINLVQHLLVTLQRGDVEVPVLEKLVVLLGVILEDGFLVSELELVVRFVIMSFDPPALKPRHEIMRESMGKHVIVRNMLLEMLIDLQVTIRSEELLEQWHKIVSSKLITYFLDEAVHPTSMRWIVTLLGVCLASSPTFSLKFRTSGGYQGLMRVLASFYDXPDIYYILFCLIFGKPVYPRLPEVRMIDFHXLMPNDGSYVELRFVELLESVIAMAKSTFDRLSMQSMLAHQAGSLSQVGAGLLVELVEENGDMTGELQGEALWHKTYAARLMGGEASAPAAATSILRLMVDLQRCVLPFLLSELEFLESCVDLYFSCVRASYALQMAKELLVKSEEKNSNDAEDTTSSQNTYSSLPQEQNQSTKTSISIQSFPHGQASTSSEDMSAPQNETSDENAEVNVPATEKRLNNSVLDDIQVVQSSDSDDAERVSTTMGSKVVDQGTQDPVQPTDSQTSTSLMLDSPNFSEKSGSKAPLGSSSSPVVALTSWLSSNNSEPRTHFAGPPSMDSSMYSSMSAGDQEPSSDSKSNFQGASSSNSFFKTSAKLLLEVDNCGYGGGPCSAGATAVLDFVAEVLSDYMTEQMKAAVVVESVLEMVPLYVDAESMLVFQGLCLSRLMNFLERRLIRDDEEDEKKLDKSRWSSNLDTFCWMIVDRVYMGAFPQPSGVLRTLEFLLSMLQLANKDGRIEEAAPTGRGILSIGRGIRQLDAYVHSILKNTNRMILYCFLPSFLSSIGEDGLLSCLGLLMESKRGSHPNSSQDDSAMDICTVLQLLDAHTRLIFCPSNLDTDLNCCLCVNLVSLLRDQRRSVRNMAVDIVKFLLVHRRPALEDLLVSKRNQGQHLDALHGGFDKLLTGSLSDFFEWLQNSEQMVNKVLEQCAGIMWVQYIAGSAKFPGVRIKGMEGRHKREMGRKLRDISKLDIKHWEQVNERRYALDMVRDTMSTELRVIRQDKYGWVLHAESEWQTHLQQLVHERGIFPVRKSPVMEEPEWQLCPIEGPYRMRKKLERSKLRIDSIQNVLDGLFELGESELSKTKNDDAPDASDTESESMFHLFTEIDGQNDTDDELYDDPIYKDDVKDAVSVRSGWNDDRASSINDASLHSAQEFGGGKSSAASVPITESNHGKSEQGSPRQSPSAKVDETEEADDKSDKELNDNGEYLIRPYLEPLEKIRFKYNCERVVGLDKHDGIFLIGELSLYIIENFYIDESDCICEKECEDELSVIDQALGVKKDASGCMDFQSKASSSWTTTXKTCIGGRAWAYNGGAWGKEKVCTSGNLPHPWRMWKLDSVHEILKRDYQLRPVAVEIFSMDGCNDLLVFHKKEREEVFKNLVAMNLPRNSMLDTTISGSSTKESNEGSRLFKLVAKSFSKRWQNGEISNFQYLMHLNTLAGRGYSDLTQYPVFPWVLADYESENLDLSDPKTYRKLDKPMGCQTPEGEDEFKKRYESWDDPEVPKFHYGSHYSSAGIVLFYLLRLPPFSTENQKLQGGQFDHADRLFNSIRDTWSSAAGKGNTSDVKELIPEFFYMPEFLENRFDLDLGEKQSGEKVGDVLLPPWAKGSCREFIRKHREALESEYVSENLHHWIDLIFGHKQRGKAAEEAVNVFYHYTYEGNVDIDSVTDPAMKASILAQINHFGQTPKQLFLKPHVKRRVDRKIPYHPLKHSNHLVPHEVRKYHTSITQIVTFNDKILLAGANSVLKPRSLIKYIAWGFPDRSLRFLSYDQDRLLSTHEDLHGGNQIQCVGVSHDGQFIVTGADDGLVCVWRNCKYGSRHIRHLVLQKALFAHTGKITCLHVSQPYMLIVSGSDDCTVIVWDLSSLGFVRQLPEFPSPVSAIYVNDLTGEILTAAGIMLAIWSINGDCLAVVNTSQLPSDLILSVTSCTFSDWSDTNWYVTGHQSGAVKVWKMVHSSGQEVASLSKSNSNVSAGLNLGDKLPEYRLILHKVLKSHKHPVTSVLVTSDLKQLLSGDSAGYLLSWTLQDQSLKASLSNLG; encoded by the exons TGTAGTCCATGTTATGAAAGCGTTGGCTAGTCATCCGTCAGCAGCACAGAGTTTGATCGAGGATGATTCACTTCAATTGCTGTTTCAAATGGTTGCAAATGGGTCTTCAACAGTTTTTTCTCAATACAAAGAAGGCCTTGTTCCTCTGCATAGTATACAACTCCATAGGCATGCAATG CAGATACTTAGTCTTCTTCTGTTCAATGACAATGGAAGCACTGCCAAGTATATTCGTCGGCATCATTTGGT AAAAATTCTTTTGATGGCCGTCCAAGATTTCAATCCTGAATGTGGTGATCCTGCATACACTATTGGCATTGTGGATTTG CTACTTGAATCAGTTGAATTATCACATAGATCAG AGGCTGGAGGTGTGCGGCTCAGGGAAGACATACACAATGCACATGGTTATCATTTCCTAGTTCAATTTGCCTTGGTTCTGTCATCCATGCCTCAGAATCAGTCTGCACAGTTTGATTATTCCTCATCTCCCAGTGATACAACTAGAAATCCAACTGGTTCTGAAGCAACTGATGGAGGACCACAAAGTGTTTCAGGACAAGAGGACATCGTAGCCCAACAAGTTTCTC CACTCTCTAGGTTGCTTGATGTTCTTGTTAACCTTTCCCAAATTGGCCCACCTGAACCTAAAAGCTCCAAACCTTCTCACACCAGGCGTAATAGCCATGGCAGAAGTCGAACATTATCTTCTGATCGGTTCAGTGATGAAACTTGGGAACAAGGCAATAATAAAGTTAAAGACCTTGAGGCAGTCCAGATGTTGCAAGATATTTTTCTCAAATCAAACAGCCGAGAACTTCAAGCAGAAGTGTTAAACAGAATGTTTAAAATATTCTCAAGCCATCTTGAGAATTATAAATTGTGTCAGCAACTAAGGACTGTTCCACTTTTTATTTTAAATATGTCTGGTTTTCCACCGGCCTTGCAAGAAAtaaccttgaagattcttgaatatGCTGTGACCGTGGTGAATTGCGTTCCTGATCAAGAATTGTTGTCACTTTGTTGCTTATTGCAGCAACCGATAACATCTGAGTTAAAGAGCACTATACTTTCTTTCTTTGTGAAACTATTATCTTTTGATCAACAGTACAAGAAAGTATTGCGTGAAGTAG TGTTGGAAGTTCTGTTGGATGATTTGAAGCAGCACAAGTTCATCATGGGTCCTGATGAACAAACTGATAGCCCTAAGTTAGATAGAAAATCCAGTTCGAGTAATTTCAAGAAACATTTGGGCAATAAGGATGCCATATTATCGTCACCCAAGCTCATGGAATCTGGGTCCGTAAAGCTTCCTATTTTTGAAGTTGAATCAACAATTGCTGTCGGATGGGATTGCATGGCCTCCTTGGTTAAGAAAACTGAAGCTAGTCAAGCATCATTCCGGTCAGCAAGTGGCGTAACCATAATCCTCCCCTTTCTTGCTTCAGCCGTTCATCGTCATGGGGCTCTCCGGATATTGTCATGTTTGATTAGTGAAGATGTTGCACAG ACTCACCCTGAAGAGTTAGGCACACTTGTTGAAGTTCTTAAGAGTGGAATGGTGACAAGTGCTTCTGGGCACCAATACAGACTTCAAAGTGATGCAAAATGCGACACCATGGGAGCACTCTGGCGCATTATGGGTGCTAATAGTTCCGCTCAAAGGGTCTTTGGTGAATCAACTGGGTTCTCACTTTTGCTGACTAAACCTCACAGGTTCCAGGGTG GGGACACCAATGAATCTTCTTTAGAGATTGCTAAAACTTTCACATATCTATTGCGACTTATCACTGCTTGTGTGTTTAATAATGGTGTAAATAGGATGAGATTGCATGCTATTTTGTCATCTCAGACTTTTTACGATCTGCTGTGTGAGTCTGGCATGCTATGCGTAGAGTGTGAAAAACAAGTTATTCAGCTTCTGCTTGAACTTGCCCTTGAAATTGTGCTGCCTCCTTTTCTAATGTCGGAGAATGCTGGATCATCCGACATGATTGAGAAAACTGATTCATCATGTTTTCCATTGTCAACTGCATCTGGTTTGTTTGACCCTAATAAGGAACGAGTGTACAACGCTGGTGCTGTCAGAGTTTTGATTCGATGTTTG TTGTTATTGACTCCAAAGGTGCAACTAGAAGTGCTGCATCTAATTGAAAAGCTTTCTCGCGCTGGTCCCTTTAATCAGGAAAATCTTACCTCTGTAG GATGTGTGGAACTTCTACTTGAGACGATTCAGCCTTTCCTTTCGGGTTCATCCCCTTTGCTGTCTTGTGCTTTGAAGATTGTGGAAGTTCTTGGGGCTTATAG GTTGTCTGCATCGGAACTTCGAATTCTTTTTAGATATATT GTGCATATGAGGCAGATGAACACATGCCATAACATTGTTGATATGATGGAGAGACTGATACTCATGGAGGATATGGCCTTAGAAAATGTTTCTCTGGCTCCATTTGTGGAGTTGGACATGAGCAAAGTTGGGCATGCCTCAGTTCAGGTATCTCTGGGGGAAAGATCATGGCCCCCTGCAGCTGGTTATTCTTTTGTTTGTTGGT AGTTTCATAATTTTCTGAAATCACAAACAAAGGATATTGAATCTTCCAAGACCAGTTATTCAGCAAGGCGTAGTGGTTCTACTGGCAAGCATCATGAGAGGCACCTTCTTCGGATATTTTCTGTTGGTGAAGTGAATAATGATAGTTCATTTTATGCAGAACTATATCTTCAAGAGGATGGGGTTCTAACCCTTTCTACCAGCAATTCGTCATCCTTATCGTTTTCTGGATTAGAACTTGAAGAAGGAAGATGGCACCACCTTGCTGTTGTTCATAGCAAACCGAATGCGCTTGCAG TTTTCCAAGCGAGTATCGCTCATGTGTATCTTAATGGTAAGCTAAGACACACA GGGAAACTCGGGTATTCACCATCTCCATTAGGAAAATCATTACAGGTGATGGTTGGGACTCCGGTTACTTGTGCACAAGTTAGTGACTTGACGTGGAAGCTCCGCTCTTGCTATCTCTTTGAGGAAGTCCTCACATCAGGGTCTATTTGTTTTATGTACATTCTGGGTAGAGGATATCGAGGGCTCTTCCAAGACACGGATTTGTTGCGCTTTGTCCCCAACCAGGCTTGTGGTGGTGGTAGTATGGCCATCTTAGATTCGTTggattttgatttgcctttggGAGCTAACTCACAGAAGCTTGACACTACTATAAAGCAAGGGGAATCAAGGGCTGATGGCAGTGGAATTGTTTGGGATTTGGACAGGCTTAGAAACCTCTCGTTGCAGCTTTCTGGAAAGAAACTCATATTTGCATTTGATGGAACATGTGCAGAAGCTAGTCGAGCAACTGGAACCTTTTCCCTTCTCAATCTAGTCGATCCACTGTCAGCTGCTGCTTCTCCTATTGGGG GCATACCACGGTTTGGACGTCTTCATGGTGATATCTATATATGTAGGCAGTGTGTAATTGGTGACACCATCCGACCTGTAGGTGGAATGGCTGTCGTCCTGGCCCTTGTCGAGGCTGCTGAAACTAGGGATATGCTCCACATGGCCCTCACGTTACTTGCC TGTGCTCTGCATCAGAATCCGCAGAATGTGAGAGACATGCAAACATACAGGGGTTACCATTTGCTCTCTCTCTTTCTACGT CGTAGAATGTCGTTGTTCGATATGCAATCACTTGAGATCTTTTTCCAGATTGCTGCGTGTGAAGCTTCATTTTCTGAGCCTAAGAGGTTGGAAAAAGTTCAAAATAATCTGTCCC CCACCACCACACCGGAAGCCAGCTTTGAAGATCTTAATTTGTCAAAATTCCGTGATGAATTTTCCTCTGTGGGTTCTCACGGAGATATGGATGATTTTTCTGTGCATAAAGATTCGTTCAGTCATATTTCTGAGCTAGAAAATGCTGACATGTCTGTTGAAACTTCAAATTGCATTGTTTTGTCGAATGCAGATATGGTTGAGCATGTCTTGTTGGACTGGACTTTGTGGGTAACCGCTCCAGTCTCCATTCAAATTTCACTGTTAGGCTTTCTTGAGCATTTAGTATCAATGCACTGGTACAGGAATCATAACCTTACAGTTTTGCGCAAAATTAACCTTGTTCAGCATTTACTAGTCACGCTGCAGCGTGGAGATGTTGAAGTTCCAGTTCTGGAGAAACTGGTTGTGTTGCTTGGTGTCATCTTAGAAGATGGTTTTCTCGTTTCTGAACTTGAACTTGTTGTGAGGTTTGTGATTATGAGCTTTGATCCTCCTGCACTGAAACCACGCCATGAAATTATGAGAGAATCGATGGGGAAACATGTAATTGTCAGGAACATGCTGCTGGAGATGCTAATTGATCTTCAAGTAACCATTAGATCAGAAGAGTTGCTCGAACAGTGGCATAAGATAGTCTCATCCAAACTAATAACATATTTTCTTGATGAAGCTGTGCATCCTACAAGTATGAGATGGATCGTGACACTGCTAGGTGTATGTCTTGCTTCTTCTCCTACATTTTCCCTCAAGTTTCGAACTAGTGGAGGTTATCAAGGCTTGATGCGTGTTCTTGCTAGCTTCTATG TCCCagatatatattatattttgttcTGTTTGATTTTTGGAAAGCCTGTTTATCCACGATTGCCTGAAGTCCGCATGATAGATTTTC CTCTCATGCCAAATGATGGAAGTTATGTGGAGCTAAGATTTGTGGAACTTTTGGAATCTGTGATTGCCATGGCAAAATCTACTTTTGATAGGTTGAGCATGCAGTCGATGCTTGCCCACCAAGCTGGTAGCTTGTCCCAGGTTGGTGCCGGTCTTTTGGTGGAGCTTGTGGAGGAAAATGGAGATATGACTGGTGAGCTTCAGGGTGAGGCCCTATGGCACAAGACATACGCTGCACGCTTGATGGGTGGGGAGGCATCTGCTCCAGCTGCTGCAACCTCCATCTTGAGGTTAATGGTTGATTTGCAAAGATGTGTCCTCCCTTTTCTGCTGTCTGAACTCGAGTTTCTTGAAAGCTGTGTCGATCTCTATTTCTCTTGTGTTAG GGCTTCGTATGCACTGCAAATGGCTAAAGAACTCTTGGTAAAAAGTGAAGAAAAGAATTCGAATGATGCCGAGGATACCACTAGTTCTCAAAATACATACTCTAGCTTGCCTCAGGAACAGAATCAATCTACCAAAACCTCCATCAGTATTCAAAGTTTTCCTCATGGCCAGGCAAGTACAAGTTCGGAAGATATGTCTGCACCGCAAAATGAAACAAGTGATGAGAATGCAGAGGTCAATGTTCCTGCAACTGAGAAGAGATTGAACAATTCAGTGCTGGATGATATCCAAGTGGTTCAGAGTTCAGACAGTGATGATGCTGAACGAGTCTCTACTACTATGGGCTCAAAGGTTGTTGATCAAGGCACTCAGGATCCAGTTCAGCCAACTGATTCCCAGACTTCTACATCTCTGATGCTAGATTCTCCTAATTTCTCGGAGAAGTCTGGTTCCAAAGCACCCCTTGGATCTTCTTCGTCTCCAGTTGTTGCGTTAACTTCTTGGCTCAGTTCAAACAATAGTGAACCCAGAACGCACTTTGCAGGTCCTCCTTCCATGGATTCTTCCATGTATTCATCCATGTCTGCTGGTGATCAAGAGCCGTCATCAGACTCAAAGTCCAATTTTCAAGGGGCATCTTCATCAAATTCCTTCTTTAAAACAAGCGCGAAACTGCTTCTTGAAGTAGACAATTGTGGTTATGGTGGGGGTCCTTGCTCTGCTGGAGCAACTGCTGTTTTGGATTTCGTCGCCGAAGTTCTTTCTGATTACATGACTGAACAGATGAAAGCAGCTGTAGTTGTGGAGAGCGTTTTGGAAATGGTTCCCTTGTATGTCGATGCTGAGTCTATGCTAGTCTTCCAAGGTTTGTGCCTCAGTAGATTGATGAACTTTCTTGAAAGGCGTCTCATACGCGATGACGAGGAAGATGAAAAGAAACTTGATAAGAGTCGCTGGTCCTCTAACTTAGACACATTTTGCTGGATGATTGTGGACCGTGTATATATGGGTGCATTTCCTCAACCTAGTGGTGTGCTTCGAACTCTCGAATTCTTATTGTCAATGTTACAATTGGCAAACAAAGATGGTCGAATTGAAGAGGCTGCTCCTACCGGAAGGGGTATTTTATCAATCGGAAGAGGGATCAGGCAGCTTGATGCTTATGTACATTCAATTCTAAAAAATACAAATAGAATGATATTGTATTGTTTCCTGCCATCATTTTTGAGTTCCATAGGAGAGGATGGTCTTCTTTCATGCTTAGGATTGCTTATGGAATCAAAAAGAGGATCACACCCAAATTCTTCGCAGGATGATTCAGCAATGGATATTTGCACAGTGCTTCAGTTATTAGATGCTCACACTCGGCTCATATTTTGTCCCAGCAATCTTGATACCGATCTAAATTGTTGCCTTTGTGTGAATCTAGTCTCTCTTCTCCGTGACCAGAGGCGCAGTGTGCGAAATATGGCAGTTGATATTGTTAAGTTCTTACTTGTGCATCGTAGGCCTGCGCTGGAAGACCTACTTGTCTCTAAACGAAATCAAGGGCAACACCTAGATGCTCTACATGGTGGGTTCGATAAACTATTGACTGGAAGTCTGTCTGATTTCTTTGAGTGGCTTCAGAACTCTGAGCAGATGGTCAACAAAGTATTGGAGCAGTGTGCTGGCATTATGTGGGTACAATATATTGCAGGATCAGCAAAATTTCCTGGAGTACGAATAAAAGGCATGGAAGGTCGACACAAGAGGGAAATGGGTAGAAAATTACGGGATATTTCAAAGTTAGATATAAAGCACTGGGAGCAGGTAAACGAACGGAGATATGCACTTGATATGGTCCGTGACACCATGTCTACTGAGCTCAGAGTCATTCGTCAAGATAAGTATGGGTGGGTTCTCCATGCTGAGAGCGAGTGGCAAACACATCTCCAGCAACTCGTACATGAACGAGGGATATTCCCTGTACGTAAATCACCTGTGATGGAAGAACCTGAATGGCAGCTCTGCCCCATTGAAGGACCATACAGGATGCGCAAAAAGCTTGAGCGCAGCAAATTAAGAATTGATAGCATCCAGAATGTTCTTGACGGTCTATTTGAATTAGGAGAATCGGAGCTTTCTAAAACCAAAAATGACGATGCTCCTGATGCTTCTGATACCGAGTCTGAATCTATGTTTCATCTTTTTACTGAGATCGATGGACAGAATGATACAGACGACGAGTTGTATGACGATCCAATTTACAAAGATGATGTCAAAGATGCAGTTTCTGTTAGAAGCGGCTGGAATGATGACAGAGCCAGTAGCATAAATGATGCAAGTCTGCACTCAGCTCAAGAATTTGGTGGTGGGAAATCTAGTGCAGCATCTGTGCCAATAACCGAGAGTAACCATGGAAAATCCGAGCAAGGATCTCCTAGGCAGTCACCGTCTGCTAAAGTAGATGAAACCGAAGAGGCAGATGATAAGTCTGATAAGGAACTTAATGATAATGGTGAATATTTGATCAGACCATACCTAGAACCTCTTGAAAAAATCCGTTTCAAATACAACTGCGAACGTGTTGTAGGTCTTGACAAGCATGATGGTATTTTCTTGATAGGGGAACTTTCTTTGTACATTATAGAGAATTTTTACATCGACGAATCTGATTGCATCTGTGAAAAGGAATGTGAAGATGAGCTGTCGGTTATTGATCAGGCTTTGGGAGTGAAGAAGGATGCTTCTGGATGTATGGATTTCCAGTCTAAGGCATCTTCATCATGGACCACGA GTAAAACATGTATAGGTGGAAGGGCATGGGCCTATAATGGTGGTGCATGGGGAAAGGAGAAAGTATGTACCAGTGGCAATTTACCTCATCCTTGGCGTATGTGGAAGCTCGATAGTGTTCATGAGATCTTGAAACGTGATTACCAGCTTCGTCCTGTTGCTGTTGAGATATTTAGCATGGATGGGTGTAATGATCTTTTGGTCTTCCACAAG AAGGAGAGAGAAGAAGTGTTTAAAAATCTGGTTGCCATGAATCTTCCAAGGAACAGCAT GTTGGATACAACTATTTCAGGGTCTTCAACAAAGGAAAGTAATGAAGGCAGCCGTCTTTTTAAGCTTGTGGCTAAATCATTCTCGAAAAGATGGCAGAATGGAGAAATCAGTAATTTTCAGTACCTCATGCACCTCAACACACTGGCAGGACGTGGATACAGTGATCTGACCCAATATCCAGTTTTTCCATGGGTTCTAGCAGATTATGAAAGTGAAAATCTCGACTTGTCAGACCCCAAGACATATCGTAAGCTCGACAAGCCGATGGGCTGTCAGACCCCAGAGGGAGAGGATGAATTTAAGAAAAG ATACGAGAGCTGGGATGATCCAGAGGTCCCGAAATTCCATTATGGCTCTCATTATTCAAGCGCTGGGATTGTCCTTTTTTATCTCCTACGGCTGCCACCTTTCAGTACGGAGAATCAAAAACTTCAGGGTGGCCAATTTGATCACGCAGATCGCCTTTTCAACAGTATAAGAGATACTTGGTCGAGTGCAGCTGGAAAAGGAAACACCTCAGATGTGAAGGAATTGATTCCGGAATTCTTCTATATGCCCGAGTTTTTAGAAAATCGATTCGACCTTGACTTGGGGGAAAAGCAATCCGGGGAAAAG GTTGGTGATGTACTCTTACCTCCTTGGGCCAAAGGCAGTTGTAGAGAGTTCATCAGGAAGCATAGGGAAGCTTTGGAATCAGAATATGTTTCAGAAAATCTGCATCATTGGATAGACCTCATCTTTGGCCATAAACAGAGGGGCAAG GCTGCGGAGGAAGCGGTGAATGTGTTTTATCATTACACATATGAAGGCAATGTCGACATTGATTCAGTTACAGATCCTGCAATGAAAGCATCGATTTTAGCACAAATAAATCACTTTGGGCAGACACCTAAACAACTGTTTCTCAAACCTCATGTAAAAAGGAGAGTTGACAGGAAAATTCCTTATCACCCTCTCAAGCACTCTAACCATCTTGTTCCTCATGAAGTACGCAAATACCACACTTCCATTACACAAATTGTTACTTTCAACGACAAAATTCTTCTGGCTGGGGCAAACAGTGTGCTTAAACCCAGATCACTTATCAAATATATAGCATGGGGTTTCCCAGATCGTAGTTTGAGATTTCTAAGCTATGACCAAGACAGACTTCTCTCTACCCATGAGGATCTTCATGGTGGTAACCAGATTCAGTGTGTTGGGGTTAGCCACGACGGTCAATTCATCGTAACGGGTGCTGATGATGGTTTAGTATGTGTTTGGAGAAACTGCAAGTATGGATCCCGCCATATACGACACTTGGTATTGCAAAAAGCCCTTTTTGCACATACAGGGAAGATAACGTGCCTTCATGTAAGTCAGCCTTACATGTTGATTGTTAGTGGCTCTGATGACTGTACTGTCATTGTTTGGGACCTCAGCTCCTTGGGTTTCGTTCGGCAACTTCCCGAGTTCCCATCACCGGTCTCTGCGATATACGTGAATGACTTGACCGGAGAAATTTTGACGGCAGCCGGAATTATGCTTGCGATCTGGAGCATCAATGGCGACTGCCTTGCTGTCGTCAACACGTCTCAGCTTCCGTCGGATTTGATCCTCTCGGTAACAAGCTGTACGTTTTCGGATTGGTCTGACACGAATTGGTACGTAACAGGTCATCAAAGTGGAGCCGTAAAGGTGTGGAAAATGGTTCACAGCTCCGGCCAGGAAGTTGCTTCCCTGAGTAAGTCAAATAGCAATGTCTCGGCTGGATTAAACTTGGGCGACAAGTTACCAGAGTACAGGCTGATCCTCCACAAAGTACTGAAATCCCACAAGCATCCAGTTACTTCCGTTCTTGTTACAAGTGACTTAAAGCAGTTACTGAGTGGAGATTCAGCCGGATATTTGCTATCGTGGACATTACAAGATCAGAGTTTAAAGGCATCATTATCAAATCTCGGGTGA